The Pseudomonadota bacterium genome contains a region encoding:
- a CDS encoding NADH-quinone oxidoreductase subunit B: MGIEGILEKGVITTTADKVINWARTGSLWPMTFGLACCAVEMMHAGAARYDLDRFGIIFRPSPRQSDVMIVAGTLCNKMAPALRKVYDQMAEPRWVISMGSCANGGGYYHYSYSVVRGCDRIVPVDIYVPGCPPTAEALLYGIIQLQNKIRRTNTIAR, translated from the coding sequence ATGGGTATTGAAGGCATTCTCGAAAAAGGTGTGATCACCACTACGGCCGACAAGGTCATCAACTGGGCACGTACCGGTTCGCTGTGGCCCATGACCTTTGGCCTGGCCTGCTGCGCGGTGGAGATGATGCATGCCGGCGCAGCGCGCTACGATCTCGATCGATTCGGCATCATCTTTCGCCCCAGTCCGCGTCAATCCGACGTGATGATTGTCGCCGGCACACTGTGCAACAAGATGGCCCCAGCACTGCGCAAGGTCTACGATCAGATGGCCGAGCCGCGTTGGGTGATCTCCATGGGTTCCTGTGCCAACGGCGGAGGATACTACCACTACTCCTATTCGGTGGTTCGCGGTTGTGATCGCATAGTACCGGTGGATATCTATGTACCCGGTTGCCCGCCGACGGCCGAGGCGCTGCTGTACGGGATCATCCAATTGCAGAACAAGATTCGCCGTACCAACACCATTGCACGCTGA
- a CDS encoding NADH-quinone oxidoreductase subunit A — MLENYLPILLFIVIGLAFGVGPMLAGAILGPRRPDSEKLSPYECGFEAFEDSRMKFDIRYYLVAILFIIFDLEIAFLFPWAIVLDQIGMFGYLAMVLFLGILVIGFIYEWKKGALEWE; from the coding sequence ATGTTAGAGAACTACCTACCCATACTGCTCTTTATAGTGATTGGCCTCGCTTTTGGCGTTGGCCCCATGCTGGCCGGCGCCATACTCGGTCCGCGGCGCCCCGACAGTGAAAAACTCTCGCCCTACGAATGCGGCTTTGAGGCATTCGAAGATTCGCGCATGAAGTTCGACATCCGCTACTACCTGGTTGCCATTCTTTTCATCATTTTTGATCTGGAAATAGCATTCCTCTTTCCCTGGGCCATCGTACTGGATCAGATCGGCATGTTCGGCTATCTGGCCATGGTCCTCTTCCTGGGTATCCTCGTCATCGGTTTCATCTACGAGTGGAAGAAGGGCGCCCTGGAGTGGGAATAG
- a CDS encoding preprotein translocase subunit SecG yields MKTIFLVVHVLLAMGVIGLVLIQHGKGADAGAAFGSGASSTVFGSRGSASFLTRTTGVLAALFFLTSLSLAYLASGSRDTQSTLEKLLPAQTETAVPAAPVDSTLPATSDKPGDLPAVPQTSDKPTQ; encoded by the coding sequence ATGAAGACAATTTTTTTGGTTGTGCACGTGTTGCTGGCGATGGGTGTTATCGGCCTGGTGTTGATTCAACACGGCAAGGGTGCCGATGCTGGCGCTGCCTTTGGCAGCGGAGCTTCGTCGACAGTATTCGGGTCGCGCGGTTCGGCGTCGTTCTTGACCCGGACCACGGGGGTGTTGGCGGCACTCTTTTTTCTAACCAGCCTCTCCCTGGCCTATTTGGCATCGGGCAGCCGCGATACTCAGAGTACGTTGGAGAAACTGCTGCCGGCTCAAACCGAAACCGCGGTCCCAGCGGCGCCGGTAGACTCGACCTTGCCCGCAACCTCGGACAAGCCGGGGGATTTACCTGCGGTACCGCAGACCAGTGATAAACCCACGCAGTAA
- a CDS encoding triose-phosphate isomerase has translation MRQPLVAGNWKMNGSRESVDALLTGIKQGLNPQLSTEIVVCPPFVYLGQVAESLQGSGVQWGAQTVSEFDAGAYTGEVAPAMLRDFACRYVIVGHSERRSLYGEGDTTVAKKFAAAQQAGLRPILCVGELLEERDQGITEQVIGRQLDAVLEHSGVGALADAVVAYEPVWAIGTGKTASPQQAQDVHAFIRGRVAELDATIAAALRILYGGSVKAANAVELFGMPDIDGGLIGGAALQSEEFLAICRAAR, from the coding sequence ATGCGCCAACCGCTGGTTGCCGGTAACTGGAAGATGAATGGCTCGCGGGAAAGCGTCGATGCATTGCTGACCGGGATCAAGCAGGGATTGAATCCGCAACTCAGCACGGAAATCGTCGTGTGCCCCCCTTTCGTCTATTTGGGCCAAGTGGCGGAATCGCTGCAGGGGTCTGGCGTGCAGTGGGGCGCGCAGACCGTCTCGGAGTTCGATGCGGGTGCCTACACCGGCGAGGTGGCCCCGGCTATGCTCAGGGATTTCGCTTGTCGCTACGTTATTGTCGGCCATTCCGAGCGCCGTTCCCTCTACGGCGAGGGCGACACCACGGTGGCCAAAAAGTTTGCTGCCGCCCAACAGGCAGGGCTGCGACCGATACTTTGTGTGGGAGAATTGCTGGAAGAGCGCGACCAGGGGATCACCGAACAGGTGATCGGCAGGCAGTTGGATGCGGTGCTCGAACACTCGGGTGTCGGTGCGCTCGCCGATGCCGTAGTCGCCTACGAACCGGTGTGGGCTATCGGCACCGGTAAGACCGCATCACCGCAGCAAGCCCAGGATGTGCATGCGTTCATTCGTGGCCGTGTGGCGGAGCTTGATGCTACAATTGCCGCCGCTCTGCGCATCCTCTATGGCGGCAGTGTCAAGGCGGCCAATGCCGTCGAACTGTTTGGGATGCCCGATATCGACGGTGGTCTGATCGGCGGAGCTGCCCTGCAGTCCGAGGAATTTCTAGCGATCTGCCGCGCTGCCCGGTGA